A region of Salirhabdus salicampi DNA encodes the following proteins:
- a CDS encoding SCO family protein — MKTVFKLLAFSFILILAACGENSTKSYEGDFSYKINSFSYINQDKKEVSLEDLEGNFWVANFIFTNCDTICPPMTGHMARLQQQIIEEDLHDEVSFVSFSVDPEVDDPDTLKEFADQYNPDYSNWHFLTGYSQEEIESFAADSFKTLVSKVDGHDQVNHGTSFFIVTPDGKAIKRYKGTDASSMQTLMADLKDYLQ, encoded by the coding sequence ATGAAAACAGTGTTTAAGCTACTTGCATTTAGTTTTATACTTATATTAGCAGCGTGCGGTGAGAATAGCACAAAATCTTATGAAGGTGATTTTTCCTACAAAATCAACTCATTTTCATACATCAACCAAGATAAAAAAGAGGTTTCATTAGAAGATTTAGAGGGTAACTTTTGGGTAGCGAACTTCATTTTTACTAACTGTGACACCATCTGTCCACCTATGACAGGTCATATGGCTAGACTACAGCAACAAATCATTGAAGAAGATTTGCATGATGAAGTTTCATTCGTATCGTTTTCTGTTGACCCTGAGGTAGATGATCCGGACACATTAAAAGAATTTGCTGACCAATACAATCCAGATTATTCAAATTGGCATTTCTTAACAGGATACAGCCAAGAGGAAATTGAGAGTTTCGCCGCTGACTCCTTCAAAACATTAGTCTCAAAGGTAGACGGACATGATCAAGTCAATCACGGCACTAGCTTTTTTATCGTCACCCCTGATGGTAAGGCAATTAAGCGTTATAAGGGTACCGACGCATCATCTATGCAAACATTAATGGCAGATCTAAAAGATTACTTACAATAA
- the dapD gene encoding 2,3,4,5-tetrahydropyridine-2,6-dicarboxylate N-acetyltransferase, with the protein MKMMDANEIIQFISNSKKSTPVKVYVKGQDLKGLDFGNVQAFVEDNSGVLFGEWKEVKEALDVHKGSIEDYVVENDRRNSAIPLLDLKGINARIEPGAIIRDQVEIGDGAVIMLGASINIGAVVGEGTMIDMNAVLGGRATVGKNCHVGAGAVLAGVIEPPSAKPVIVEDDVVIGANAVILEGVTVGKGAVVAAGAIVTEDVPPNTVVAGTPAKVIKEIDEQTRSKTEIKQELRKLDEE; encoded by the coding sequence ATGAAAATGATGGATGCAAACGAAATTATTCAATTTATATCAAACAGTAAAAAATCAACACCTGTAAAGGTATACGTTAAAGGACAAGATTTGAAAGGGCTAGACTTTGGCAATGTTCAAGCTTTTGTTGAAGACAATAGCGGTGTCCTTTTCGGTGAATGGAAAGAGGTAAAAGAAGCTTTAGATGTACATAAAGGTTCCATTGAAGACTATGTAGTCGAAAATGACCGTCGTAATTCAGCTATTCCATTATTAGATTTAAAAGGGATTAATGCACGAATTGAGCCTGGCGCTATAATTCGTGACCAAGTAGAAATCGGCGATGGTGCAGTTATTATGCTTGGTGCTAGCATTAACATTGGTGCTGTTGTAGGCGAAGGTACTATGATTGATATGAATGCTGTGTTAGGTGGACGCGCAACAGTAGGGAAAAATTGTCACGTTGGTGCAGGTGCAGTTTTAGCAGGTGTAATTGAACCACCAAGTGCTAAGCCGGTAATCGTAGAGGATGATGTTGTTATCGGTGCTAATGCGGTTATTTTAGAAGGAGTTACAGTAGGTAAAGGAGCCGTTGTTGCAGCTGGGGCAATCGTTACCGAAGATGTACCACCAAATACAGTAGTTGCAGGTACTCCAGCTAAAGTAATTAAAGAAATTGATGAACAAACGCGATCAAAAACTGAAATCAAACAAGAGCTTCGTAAACTAGATGAAGAATAA
- a CDS encoding peroxiredoxin, giving the protein MAERMVGKQAPRFEMDAVLPSKEFGKVSLEENMKNDKWTVLFFYPMDFTFVCPTEITAMSDRYDEFEDLDAEVVGVSTDTIHTHLAWINTSREDNGLEQLRYPLAADTNHAVSREYGVLIEEEGVALRGLFIIDPDGELKYQTVFHNDVGRDVDETLRVLQALQTGGLCPANWKPGQKTLTV; this is encoded by the coding sequence ATGGCAGAACGCATGGTAGGAAAACAAGCACCACGCTTTGAAATGGATGCTGTATTGCCAAGCAAAGAGTTTGGAAAAGTTAGTTTGGAAGAAAATATGAAAAATGACAAGTGGACTGTATTGTTCTTTTATCCAATGGACTTCACTTTTGTATGTCCAACAGAGATAACAGCAATGTCAGACCGCTATGACGAATTTGAAGACTTAGATGCAGAGGTTGTTGGAGTATCTACAGATACAATCCACACACACCTAGCATGGATTAACACTAGCCGTGAAGACAATGGTCTAGAGCAATTGCGTTATCCTCTAGCTGCTGACACCAATCATGCAGTATCCCGTGAATACGGTGTTCTAATTGAAGAAGAAGGTGTCGCACTTCGTGGTCTATTCATTATCGACCCTGATGGTGAATTGAAGTACCAAACTGTATTCCATAATGATGTTGGCCGTGATGTTGATGAGACATTACGTGTACTTCAAGCCCTTCAAACTGGTGGACTTTGCCCGGCTAACTGGAAGCCAGGTCAAAAAACCCTTACTGTATAA
- a CDS encoding cation diffusion facilitator family transporter translates to MGHDHSHHHGHHHHHTNNKTALKWSFIFIFSFMIIEAIGGLLTNSLALLSDAGHMFSDAFALGLSLFAMSIGQKGTSAAKTYGYRRFEILAAFFNGLTLLLISVYIVYEALHRFFAPPQVSPAMLYIATTGLVVNIIVAWILMKGDTKDNLNLRSAFLHVLGDLLGSVGAITAGLLIYFFNWNIADPIASMIVAVLVFVSGIRVFFASIHVLMEGKPQHISYDKLKDELQCLPGVCAVYDMHIWSITSDFPAMSCHLVVTDDIDRDKLLEETKEMLKDKFHISHSTIQVVGKQAYHIHHQDRCH, encoded by the coding sequence ATGGGCCACGATCATAGTCACCATCACGGACACCATCATCACCACACAAACAATAAAACAGCGTTAAAGTGGAGCTTTATATTTATTTTTAGTTTTATGATAATTGAAGCAATCGGCGGATTATTGACAAACAGTTTAGCCCTTCTTTCAGATGCAGGTCATATGTTTAGTGATGCCTTTGCGTTAGGATTAAGTCTATTTGCAATGAGCATTGGTCAAAAAGGTACGTCTGCTGCCAAAACCTATGGGTATCGGCGATTTGAAATCTTAGCTGCTTTTTTTAATGGATTAACACTACTTCTTATTTCTGTTTATATTGTTTATGAAGCACTTCATAGGTTTTTCGCTCCTCCACAAGTCAGTCCGGCGATGTTATACATTGCAACGACTGGACTAGTCGTCAATATTATTGTTGCCTGGATATTAATGAAGGGAGATACGAAGGATAACTTAAATCTTCGTAGTGCGTTTCTTCATGTATTAGGGGACCTCCTAGGCTCGGTCGGTGCTATTACAGCAGGTCTGCTGATTTACTTTTTTAATTGGAATATTGCAGACCCAATTGCAAGCATGATTGTAGCCGTTCTTGTATTTGTAAGTGGCATTCGTGTTTTCTTCGCATCGATACACGTTCTTATGGAAGGTAAGCCCCAACATATATCATATGACAAGCTAAAAGACGAATTACAATGTCTTCCCGGCGTTTGTGCCGTTTATGACATGCACATATGGTCCATTACTTCCGATTTCCCGGCTATGAGCTGCCATCTTGTCGTTACGGATGATATTGATCGAGATAAATTGCTTGAAGAAACAAAGGAAATGTTAAAAGATAAATTCCACATTTCCCACTCAACTATACAAGTCGTTGGCAAACAAGCTTACCATATCCATCACCAGGACCGATGTCACTGA
- the cbpB gene encoding cyclic-di-AMP-binding protein CbpB, whose amino-acid sequence MLDLQSTELQKLKVEDLMIPAEKVAHVQSLNPLEHALLVLVKTGYSAVPVISGNFQFEGIVSKTMIIDSILGIERFEVEKLSQHTVKDVMEKNIPTLKRDDDFLKGLKLVINHPFVCVVGENGTFDGILTRRVILKRFNRYVHENKQISSS is encoded by the coding sequence ATGTTAGACTTACAAAGCACAGAATTACAAAAACTTAAAGTAGAAGATTTAATGATACCTGCTGAAAAGGTAGCCCATGTACAAAGTCTAAACCCATTGGAACACGCTTTGTTAGTATTAGTAAAAACAGGCTACTCTGCTGTACCTGTTATAAGTGGAAACTTTCAGTTTGAAGGTATCGTAAGTAAAACAATGATTATTGATAGCATTTTAGGAATTGAGCGATTTGAAGTCGAAAAGTTGTCTCAACATACGGTAAAAGATGTTATGGAAAAGAATATCCCAACATTAAAGCGGGATGATGATTTTTTAAAAGGTTTAAAACTGGTTATTAACCATCCATTTGTTTGCGTTGTTGGAGAAAATGGTACGTTCGATGGTATTTTAACTCGACGAGTAATTTTAAAACGTTTTAACCGGTATGTACATGAGAATAAACAAATCAGTTCAAGCTAA
- a CDS encoding YkyB family protein produces the protein MTKGKKPSPQQIAEALSVVNRHAKAAPDPRHLYDLKKNAIQKLLEEHKAEKVGLHYSNHPKFSQQHSTLLIQVGDYSFHIPPSKEDMKSVQHLGHIDGSYRNPKPQLSLKRAKLVLYDYLGWEKPLRKHQRTTSTIQPFGSTRRPRLQMRDKYGRFL, from the coding sequence ATGACGAAAGGAAAAAAACCTTCCCCGCAACAAATTGCTGAAGCTTTATCTGTTGTCAACCGACACGCTAAAGCAGCTCCTGATCCCCGGCACTTATATGACCTAAAAAAGAATGCTATACAAAAACTTTTAGAAGAACATAAAGCTGAAAAGGTTGGACTCCATTATTCAAACCATCCGAAGTTTAGCCAACAACACTCCACTCTTCTCATCCAAGTTGGAGATTATTCTTTTCATATTCCTCCTTCAAAAGAAGATATGAAAAGTGTTCAACACTTAGGGCATATTGACGGATCATATCGCAACCCGAAACCGCAGCTATCTTTAAAGCGAGCAAAACTCGTTTTATACGATTATCTAGGATGGGAGAAACCATTGCGGAAACATCAGCGGACAACCTCTACGATCCAACCATTCGGCTCAACACGACGTCCACGCCTTCAAATGAGAGATAAATATGGTCGCTTCTTATAA
- the fadH gene encoding 2,4-dienoyl-CoA reductase: protein MKNSVVIVTGGSSGMGKFMADRFLQEGRQVVITGRDEKKLEKAREELQQQTGGNVLSITMDVRSYEDVQRMVRETVDTFGRIDSLVNNAAGNFIVPTENLSVNGWKAVVDIVLNGTFYCSREVGKYWIKHKIKGSILNMVATYAWNAGVGVAHSAAAKAGVLSLTRTLAVEWGRKYGIRVNAIAPGPIDRTGGAERLWESEEAAKRTVGSVPLQRLGQPEEVASLANFILSNEASYMNGEVVTLDGGQWLNEYPF from the coding sequence GTGAAGAACAGTGTTGTGATCGTAACTGGTGGATCAAGCGGAATGGGAAAATTCATGGCGGATCGATTTCTACAAGAAGGTCGTCAAGTTGTTATAACTGGTCGTGATGAAAAGAAGCTAGAAAAGGCAAGAGAGGAACTGCAACAGCAAACTGGTGGTAACGTACTTTCCATAACGATGGATGTACGAAGTTATGAAGATGTTCAGCGGATGGTCAGGGAGACAGTCGATACATTTGGGAGAATCGACAGTTTAGTCAACAATGCAGCTGGTAACTTTATCGTTCCGACTGAAAATTTGTCAGTTAATGGCTGGAAGGCTGTCGTAGACATCGTATTAAATGGAACCTTTTATTGTAGTCGAGAAGTAGGAAAATATTGGATTAAACATAAAATCAAAGGCTCCATCTTAAACATGGTTGCAACGTATGCTTGGAATGCTGGTGTAGGAGTCGCTCATTCGGCCGCGGCCAAAGCGGGTGTTTTATCTTTAACCCGAACATTAGCGGTTGAGTGGGGGAGAAAATATGGGATACGGGTGAATGCCATTGCACCTGGTCCAATAGATCGAACAGGAGGGGCCGAGCGGTTATGGGAATCTGAGGAAGCAGCAAAAAGAACGGTCGGTTCAGTCCCACTACAACGTCTCGGTCAACCTGAGGAGGTTGCAAGCTTGGCCAACTTTATTCTTTCCAACGAAGCATCTTATATGAATGGGGAAGTCGTAACTTTAGACGGAGGTCAATGGTTAAATGAATATCCATTTTAA
- a CDS encoding YkuS family protein, which yields MNRIGVEQSLTDVKQALQEKGYDVVDLERMEDAANCECCVVTGLDQNVMGMTADVPGGAVIQAKGLTAEDVIHEVEERLEQQGS from the coding sequence ATGAACCGCATTGGTGTTGAGCAATCATTAACAGATGTAAAACAAGCTCTACAAGAAAAGGGTTACGATGTTGTTGATCTTGAACGTATGGAGGATGCAGCAAATTGTGAATGTTGTGTAGTAACTGGCTTAGATCAAAATGTGATGGGGATGACAGCGGATGTACCAGGTGGAGCAGTTATTCAAGCGAAAGGTTTAACAGCAGAAGATGTCATCCATGAAGTAGAAGAACGATTAGAGCAGCAAGGATCATAA
- a CDS encoding metallophosphoesterase, with the protein MVEKNTLTRRSFIKRMTTSLFGLFGIGGGTYYYAKHLEPAMIHIQRDSIQSDSIPADFHNVKIVQFGDTHIGFHYDIDQLEHLVKEINAEKPHIVLFSGDLVDNPMQLLHSEFRRIVNVLTKISGPYGKFWIYGNHDHGGYGTETIAKLMEESDFQLLQNESSEIQIGNSKINIAGLDDVILGKPDLNKTFADINLNTFTLLLCHEPDYADHTVQHPIDLQLSGHSHGGQVRIPFYGHLYSPPFARKYVDRQYTIGQYPLQLFITRGVGTTRLPYRFLCKPEFNVYTLQSNQS; encoded by the coding sequence ATGGTTGAGAAGAACACGCTCACTAGGCGCTCTTTTATAAAACGTATGACAACCAGCTTATTCGGACTTTTTGGTATTGGCGGAGGCACCTATTACTACGCAAAACATTTGGAGCCTGCAATGATACATATACAGCGGGATAGCATTCAATCTGATAGCATCCCCGCTGATTTTCATAATGTGAAAATTGTTCAATTTGGAGACACACATATTGGATTTCATTATGATATTGACCAGCTTGAACATTTGGTGAAAGAAATAAATGCAGAAAAACCGCATATTGTTTTGTTCTCGGGAGACCTTGTAGACAATCCTATGCAACTACTGCATAGTGAGTTTCGACGAATTGTGAATGTCCTAACTAAAATTAGTGGTCCCTACGGAAAATTTTGGATATATGGAAACCACGATCATGGTGGCTACGGAACTGAAACAATTGCTAAATTAATGGAAGAAAGCGACTTTCAACTATTACAAAATGAATCGTCGGAAATACAAATCGGAAACAGTAAAATCAACATAGCTGGATTAGACGATGTCATCTTAGGCAAACCCGATTTGAATAAAACATTTGCAGATATAAATCTTAATACCTTTACACTTTTATTATGTCACGAACCAGATTATGCAGATCATACTGTTCAACATCCAATTGACTTACAGTTATCTGGTCATAGCCATGGTGGTCAAGTACGAATTCCGTTTTATGGTCATTTATATTCCCCACCTTTTGCAAGGAAGTACGTGGATCGCCAATATACAATCGGTCAATATCCGCTGCAACTATTTATCACAAGAGGTGTTGGTACAACCCGATTACCATATCGGTTCCTATGTAAACCCGAGTTTAATGTTTATACGTTACAATCTAACCAAAGCTAA
- a CDS encoding mechanosensitive ion channel family protein, with amino-acid sequence MEFFANLNIDFDSLIQQFFAVSLKIILILIAYAIAKPLGRKIITTSMTKMTEQQKLSEGRAKTLEKLMLSTYSYVLFFMMIVTVLSILQIPIGPLLAGAGILGLAIGFGAQGLVSDVVTGFFILLERQIDVDDYISVAGLSGIVEEIGLKTLKLRDFDGTLHYIPNRDISNVSNHSRGTMRALVDIGIAYGENIDEAVKVLKRVCEEFAASDERIEEGPDVLGVQSLGSSDVVIRVIAKTVSMEQWSVERALRQKLKEALDQAGIEIPFPHRVLIQQKSESK; translated from the coding sequence ATGGAATTTTTCGCAAATTTAAACATTGACTTCGACTCATTAATCCAACAGTTTTTCGCTGTTAGTCTTAAAATCATTCTCATATTAATTGCATACGCTATTGCCAAACCATTAGGAAGAAAAATCATTACAACGTCGATGACAAAGATGACGGAACAACAAAAATTGTCTGAAGGAAGAGCAAAGACATTAGAAAAATTAATGCTAAGCACGTATTCTTATGTTTTATTTTTCATGATGATTGTTACCGTTTTAAGCATTTTACAAATCCCTATTGGACCGCTATTAGCCGGTGCAGGAATACTTGGGCTAGCCATCGGGTTTGGGGCGCAAGGTCTTGTAAGTGATGTCGTTACAGGTTTTTTCATATTATTGGAACGTCAAATTGATGTAGATGATTATATATCTGTAGCAGGCCTTTCAGGAATTGTTGAAGAAATAGGGCTTAAAACGTTAAAGCTACGTGATTTTGATGGCACACTACATTATATTCCAAATCGAGACATATCTAATGTGAGTAATCATTCTCGAGGAACGATGAGAGCACTAGTAGATATAGGTATCGCCTACGGTGAAAATATTGATGAAGCTGTCAAAGTGTTAAAACGTGTTTGCGAAGAGTTTGCGGCCAGCGATGAACGAATTGAAGAAGGACCGGACGTATTAGGGGTACAATCTCTCGGGTCATCTGATGTAGTCATTCGTGTAATAGCAAAAACCGTAAGCATGGAACAATGGAGCGTAGAACGGGCACTAAGACAAAAGCTAAAAGAAGCACTAGATCAAGCAGGGATTGAGATACCTTTCCCACACCGTGTACTCATTCAACAAAAGTCAGAAAGCAAATAA
- a CDS encoding MDR family MFS transporter, with the protein MENRKVQKKTRRPFVLAAIMVGMFLAAIEATIVSTAMPTIASELGGFSSYSWVFSAYLLTNAGTVLIFGKLSDIFGRKPIYIIGVCVFLAGSTACAMADSMEMLVAARFFQGIGAGALMPIATTIVGDIYTKEERAKIQGYLSSVWGISAVSGPVLGGFFVDVLSWHYVFLMNIPLGLLAIIGIVFFFHEQIEKEKRHIDYIGSVLMVVSISSLVMILVEGGVSIPWNSPIMYGLIFIFITGLTSFFIQEKRALNPMMPFHIWKYRTILFANLTSFTTGMILIGMASYLPAFVQGVMERSATVAGFTLTTLSIGWPIAATLAGRLYMKIGFRTTALLGGLSLMIGGLFFLTLTPEKGPIWAGTGSFFIGIGMGLSTTSFIVSIQTTVGWKLRGIATATNMFMRTMGSAIGAALLGGLLNKQILQSIETHQLEETVSVDSTNILMDAERRESLHDNVRQVLQNALADGLHVVYIGLFILAIISFLLITQLPKKEET; encoded by the coding sequence ATGGAGAATAGGAAAGTACAAAAAAAGACTCGACGTCCTTTTGTATTGGCAGCAATTATGGTTGGGATGTTTTTAGCTGCAATAGAAGCGACCATCGTTTCTACAGCCATGCCGACGATCGCTTCAGAGTTAGGTGGATTTTCCTCTTATAGTTGGGTTTTTTCTGCATATTTATTAACAAATGCTGGAACAGTCTTAATTTTTGGGAAGCTGTCCGATATATTCGGGAGGAAACCAATTTACATTATCGGTGTTTGTGTTTTTTTAGCAGGGTCTACTGCATGTGCTATGGCAGACTCGATGGAAATGTTAGTGGCAGCACGCTTTTTTCAGGGGATAGGTGCCGGAGCGTTAATGCCGATTGCGACAACCATTGTTGGAGATATATACACAAAAGAGGAGAGGGCTAAAATACAGGGTTATTTATCCAGTGTATGGGGGATCTCTGCCGTATCTGGCCCCGTTCTTGGAGGCTTTTTTGTAGATGTCTTAAGTTGGCATTACGTATTCTTGATGAATATTCCATTAGGGTTACTGGCCATTATTGGGATTGTATTTTTCTTTCATGAACAGATTGAAAAAGAAAAACGACATATTGATTACATTGGTTCGGTACTCATGGTCGTTTCTATTAGTTCCCTCGTCATGATATTGGTTGAAGGTGGAGTAAGTATTCCGTGGAACTCGCCTATTATGTACGGCCTTATTTTTATATTCATTACAGGCCTAACCTCCTTTTTTATTCAAGAAAAGCGGGCGTTAAATCCGATGATGCCCTTTCATATTTGGAAATATCGAACGATCCTATTCGCCAACTTAACTTCATTCACAACAGGTATGATTTTAATCGGTATGGCTAGTTATTTACCAGCTTTTGTCCAAGGAGTGATGGAACGCTCCGCGACGGTTGCAGGTTTCACATTAACGACTCTTTCCATTGGTTGGCCAATCGCTGCTACGCTAGCCGGCAGATTATATATGAAAATCGGATTTCGAACAACGGCATTATTAGGTGGCTTATCATTAATGATAGGTGGGCTTTTCTTTCTTACATTAACTCCAGAAAAAGGACCGATATGGGCTGGTACGGGCTCATTTTTTATCGGAATCGGGATGGGGCTATCAACAACTTCATTCATCGTTTCCATCCAAACGACTGTTGGTTGGAAACTTAGAGGGATCGCTACAGCGACAAATATGTTCATGCGTACGATGGGTAGTGCCATAGGTGCAGCACTATTAGGTGGTTTATTAAATAAGCAAATTTTACAATCAATTGAAACACATCAATTAGAGGAAACGGTATCTGTAGACTCCACCAATATTTTAATGGATGCCGAGCGGAGAGAAAGTTTACATGATAATGTACGCCAAGTCTTACAGAATGCGTTAGCAGACGGTTTACACGTTGTTTACATTGGGTTATTTATTTTAGCAATTATTAGTTTTCTCCTGATTACCCAACTTCCGAAAAAAGAGGAAACATAA
- a CDS encoding N-acetyldiaminopimelate deacetylase: MERKQLQTIRRDLHQIPELGFQEHKTHAYLMQFINSLPQQHIKVETWKTGIFVKLEGTEGEKTIGYRADIDGLPIKEETGLPFSSTIEGNMHACGHDFHMTIALGALKSLTERRPKHNVLFIFQPAEEGPGGALPMLQTDTMKKWRPDTVFALHIAPELPVGTVSSKEGLLFANTSELFIDFHGKGGHAAYPHKTKDMVVAASQFVVDIQQIIARMIDPLDSAVITVGKMEGGFVQNVIAEHARLEGTIRTLTPEAMTFIKEKIEKYIEAIELRYDCQGTVDYGSNYYQVYNDRTYVDQFSSTLSNVGVRFVEAPTAMTGEDFGYMLKEIPGFMFWLGVNSDFGLHNGRLNPKEEALEVGVKVVTEMIHQLTVHD, translated from the coding sequence ATGGAACGAAAACAGTTACAGACTATTCGTAGGGACTTACATCAAATACCTGAATTAGGCTTTCAAGAACATAAAACGCATGCCTATTTGATGCAATTTATAAACAGTCTTCCTCAACAACATATAAAAGTAGAAACATGGAAAACAGGAATCTTTGTTAAATTAGAAGGAACTGAAGGGGAGAAAACAATCGGATATCGGGCAGATATTGATGGATTGCCGATTAAGGAAGAAACCGGTCTTCCATTCTCTTCAACAATCGAGGGGAATATGCATGCCTGCGGGCATGATTTTCATATGACGATTGCGTTAGGTGCATTAAAATCTTTGACTGAAAGACGACCAAAACATAACGTCTTATTTATTTTCCAACCTGCCGAAGAAGGGCCAGGTGGCGCATTACCGATGTTACAAACGGACACAATGAAAAAATGGCGCCCTGATACAGTATTTGCTCTTCATATTGCACCTGAACTGCCAGTAGGTACCGTATCATCAAAAGAAGGGTTATTGTTTGCAAATACTAGTGAATTATTTATTGATTTTCACGGTAAAGGTGGTCATGCAGCATACCCGCATAAGACAAAAGATATGGTCGTCGCAGCGAGCCAATTTGTTGTAGATATTCAACAAATTATTGCACGGATGATTGATCCTCTAGATTCAGCAGTTATAACCGTTGGCAAAATGGAAGGTGGATTTGTTCAAAATGTAATTGCTGAACATGCTCGTTTAGAAGGAACAATTCGAACGTTAACACCTGAAGCAATGACTTTTATTAAAGAAAAAATCGAAAAGTATATAGAAGCGATTGAACTCCGTTATGATTGTCAAGGAACTGTGGATTACGGCTCGAATTATTATCAAGTATATAATGACCGTACGTATGTAGACCAATTTTCATCAACCCTATCTAACGTTGGGGTTCGATTTGTAGAAGCACCTACAGCGATGACTGGTGAAGATTTTGGTTACATGTTGAAAGAAATACCTGGTTTTATGTTTTGGTTAGGTGTTAATTCTGATTTCGGTCTACATAACGGCCGGTTAAACCCTAAGGAAGAAGCATTAGAAGTAGGGGTGAAAGTCGTTACCGAAATGATTCATCAACTCACTGTCCATGACTGA
- a CDS encoding hemolysin family protein, translating into MIGFNMFMVVVLLVLTAFFVASEFAIVKVRKSQLNMLLEEGHPKAKMALHVVDHLDDYLSACQLGITVTALGLGWLGEPTFHHLLYPLFHMAEIPETVAHTISFLIAFLFVTFLHVVLGELAPKTVAIQRAEAITLRFARPLIWFHRIMFPFIWLLNGSGNLVVRMFGFKSANEQEEAHSEEELRHILSESFQKGEINRSEYEYVDRIFKFDNRTAKEIMIPRTDMAVVDIEDSLQSIIAQMKSERYTRYPVVQGDRDHVIGMIHIKEIFIDGMKIESIKPFIRPVMKVFENIPIHELLVKLQRERTQLAILMDEYGGTSGLVTLEDILEEIVGEIRDEFDHEEQLPYKKVNEEHYVVDGKMSIQDLNELIDIELDNHEIDTISGWIYTQDIDAKEGTTVHYGDFRFTVVNKEGGQIKQIEVRRDD; encoded by the coding sequence ATGATCGGTTTCAACATGTTTATGGTAGTCGTTCTACTTGTGTTAACTGCATTTTTTGTTGCAAGTGAATTTGCGATTGTAAAGGTGAGGAAAAGTCAGTTAAATATGTTGTTGGAAGAAGGTCATCCCAAGGCAAAGATGGCCTTACACGTCGTAGATCATTTAGATGATTATTTGTCTGCATGCCAGCTCGGGATTACAGTGACAGCGTTAGGATTAGGATGGCTTGGTGAGCCGACGTTCCATCATTTGCTATACCCTTTGTTTCACATGGCGGAAATACCAGAGACGGTCGCCCATACAATATCCTTTTTAATTGCATTTTTGTTTGTAACTTTTTTACATGTTGTCTTAGGTGAGCTTGCTCCGAAAACAGTAGCTATTCAAAGGGCAGAGGCCATTACGCTTCGTTTTGCACGACCATTAATATGGTTTCACCGCATAATGTTTCCTTTCATATGGCTTTTAAATGGCTCAGGTAACTTAGTTGTCCGGATGTTCGGCTTTAAATCGGCTAACGAGCAAGAAGAAGCTCATAGCGAGGAAGAATTGCGGCATATTTTATCGGAAAGCTTTCAAAAAGGGGAAATTAATCGCTCTGAGTATGAGTATGTAGACCGGATTTTTAAGTTTGATAATCGTACAGCAAAAGAGATTATGATTCCAAGAACAGACATGGCCGTTGTTGATATTGAGGACTCTTTACAGTCCATCATCGCCCAAATGAAAAGCGAAAGATATACGAGGTATCCCGTTGTGCAAGGGGATCGGGATCATGTCATTGGTATGATTCATATTAAGGAAATATTTATAGATGGAATGAAAATCGAATCGATAAAACCTTTTATCCGTCCTGTGATGAAAGTGTTTGAAAATATCCCTATACATGAACTCCTTGTCAAATTACAAAGAGAGCGTACACAACTAGCCATACTAATGGATGAATACGGTGGCACATCAGGGCTTGTTACATTAGAGGATATTTTAGAGGAGATCGTAGGAGAAATTCGTGACGAATTCGACCACGAAGAACAGCTTCCATATAAAAAAGTAAATGAAGAACATTACGTTGTTGATGGAAAAATGTCGATTCAAGATTTAAATGAACTCATTGATATTGAATTGGACAATCATGAAATTGATACAATTTCTGGTTGGATATATACGCAAGATATTGATGCGAAAGAGGGGACAACAGTACATTATGGAGATTTTCGTTTTACTGTGGTAAACAAAGAAGGAGGGCAAATTAAACAAATCGAAGTTCGCCGGGATGATTAA